From the genome of Xiphophorus hellerii strain 12219 chromosome 11, Xiphophorus_hellerii-4.1, whole genome shotgun sequence, one region includes:
- the slc12a9 gene encoding solute carrier family 12 member 9: MKLSAMPNERSPLITSGVCGLTLTAATCGAASDSPQDSSSGKAAQDPRRLNTFFGVMVPTILSMFSIILFLRTGFVVGHAGLLQGLLMLVVAYTIISLTVLSICAISTNGAIQGGGAYYMISRSLGPEFGGSIGLMFFLAKVFACGEYVLGLVEAVLDVFGADPESSVSRGLRVLPQGYWYTVLYSSVVLLLCLLVCLVGAHIYSRTAFAILLVVTVSLLSVFISSVAVKPRDFVITHLGPGNQTVRYNASYTGFSATTLRNNLGSGYSLDYSTNSVMSFATVFAVMFTSCTGIMAGANMSGELKTPSISIPKGTIIAVFYTFTVYVLLFILVSATCDRTLLIQDYGFLQRINIWSPLVTIGIYCASLSAAMCAMIGASRILHALALDHLFGLPLAPATVTSNSGNPWVAVLYTWGLAQCVVFAGHLNAVASLVTVFYLLAYAAVDLACLALEWASAPNFRPTFQLFSWHTCLLGILSCLVMMFVINPVYSSGSIVLLLLLLLFLHYRSPTSSWGYISQALIFHQVRKYLLMLDVRKDHVKFWRPQVLLMVSNPRSSCQLILFVNQLKKGGLYVLGHVQLGDLDSLPSDPVQTQYNFWLSLVDKLGVKAFVDLTLSPSVRQGTQHLLRITGLGGMKPNTLILGFYDSCTPDDFFLQDSAFCHSSVGESSEEEYNFGVDLPSLQAHFPPVRHVESPRWLSPDEYVGIISDAIKMKKNVCLGRYFFQLQGEGKDSKVDGSERTIDVWPLNLLQPGNQDYQDVCSLFLLQMACVLNMSSKWRHARMRIFLNVETGSSDQGWVVNEETFRELLRKLRIRASIKIVPWDSVVQHYALPEGERCEEPTPGLSDDFLSAVNRMLMEHSSQAAVRFLYLPRPPACRNQSQHFLTQLEAVTRGLGPTLLIHGVTPVTYTDL, from the exons ATGAAGCTGAGCG CCATGCCAAACGAACGCTCCCCTCTCATCACCTCGGGGGTCTGCGGGCTGACCCTGACCGCAGCGACATGCGGCGCGGCGTCGGACTCCCCCCAGGACTCCAGCTCTGGGAAAGCAGCTCAGGACCCGCGCAGACTGAACACCTTCTTTGGTGTGATGGTGCCGACCATCCTCTCCATGTTCAGCATCATATTGTTTCTGAGGACAG GGTTTGTGGTGGGTCATGCGGGGTTGCTGCAGGGTCTTTTAATGCTAGTCGTCGCCTACACCATCATATCTCTCACAGTACTGTCAATCTGTGCCATTTCCACTAATGGAGCCATTCAGGGCGGTGGAGCCTATT ACATGATCAGCCGCTCTTTGGGACCCGAGTTTGGTGGAAGCATCGGTTTGATGTTCTTTCTTGCCAAAGTGTTTGCGTGCGGCGAGTACGTCCTGGGTCTCGTGGAGGCCGTCCTCGATGTTTTCGGAGCAGATCCTG agtcATCTGTATCCAGAGGGCTGCGGGTTCTCCCTCAGGGCTACTGGTACACGGTTCTGTACTCCTCTGTGGTGCTCCTGCTCTGTCTCCTCGTGTGCCTGGTGGGCGCCCACATTTACTCCCGCACGGCCTTCGCCATCCTGCTGGTGGTCACCGTGTCGCTGCTGTCCGTCTTCATCAGCTCTGTGGCAGTCAAGCCGAGAGACTTTGTCATCACCCACCTGGGGCCCGGCAACCAGACGGTCCGCTACAACGCCAGCTACACGGGTTTCAGCGCCACCACCCTGAGGAACAATCTAGGCT CCGGCTACTCTTTGGACTACAGCACCAACTCCGTCATGTCGTTTGCCACCGTGTTTGCTGTCATGTTCACCAGCTGCACTGGGATCATGGCTGGAGCCAACATGTCAG GTGAGCTGAAGACTCCAAGTATTTCCATCCCTAAAGGCACCATCATCGCTGTCTTCTACACCTTCACCGTCTAcgtcctcctcttcatcttggTCAGCGCCACATGCGACAG gACCCTCTTGATTCAAGACTACGGCTTCCTGCAGCGAATTAACATCTGGTCGCCGCTTGTCACTATTGGGATTTACTGTGCCTCTCTGTCAGCTGCGATGTGCGCCATGATCGGAGCGTCCCGCATTCTCCACGCTCTTGCTCTGGATCATCTCTTTG GGTTGCCGTTGGCCCCGGCAACGGTCACATCTAACTCTGGGAACCCGTGGGTGGCGGTGCTGTACACCTGGGGCCTGGCACAG tgtGTGGTGTTTGCAGGGCACCTGAATGCTGTGGCGAGTCTCGTGACAGTCTTCTACCTACTTGCTTACGCTGCTGTAGATCTGGCCTGTCTGGCTCTTGAATGGGCATCTGCACCAAACTTCag ACCAACCTTTCAGCTCTTCTCGTGGCACACCTGCCTGCTGGGGATCCTCAGCTGCTTGGTCATGATGTTTGTCATCAACCCCGTGTATTCTTCAGGCAGCATCGtcctgctgctactgctgctgcttttcctcCACTACAGGTCACCCACAAGCAGCTGGGGCTACATCAGCCAGGCTCTCATTTTTCACCAG GTGCGGAAGTATCTGTTAATGCTGGATGTGAGGAAAGACCATGTGAAGTTCTGGAGGCCCCAAGTCCTGCTGATGGTGTCCAACCCGCGCTCCTCCTGCCAGCTTATTCTGTTTGTGAACCAGCTGAAGAAGGGCGGGCTGTACGTGTTGGGGCATGTGCAGCTGGGAGATCTGG ACTCCCTGCCATCAGACCCTGTCCAGACCCAGTACAACTTCTGGCTGAGTCTGGTTGATAAACTAGGTGTGAAGGCCTTTGTAGACCTCACTCTGTCTCCTTCAGTCAGACAGGGAACACAGCATCTGCTGCGCATCACAGGACTTG GTGGTATGAAGCCCAACACTCTGATTCTGGGTTTCTATGACAGCTGCACTCCGGATGATTTCTTCCTACAGGACTCTGCCTTCTGCCATTCATCTGTGGGAGAAAGCAGTGAGGAGGAATATAATTTTGGGGTGGACCTGCCTTCGCTGCAAGCCCATTTCCCTCCTGTCCGACACGTCGAGAGCCCCCGGTGGCTGTCGCCGGACGAGTACGTCGGCATTATTTCCGACGccattaaaatgaagaaaaacgtGTGCCTCGGCAGATACTTCTTCCAGCTGCAGGGAGAAGGCAAAGATAGCAAAGTGGACGGGTCTGAGCGGACGATAGACGTGTGGCCTCTCAACCTGCTCCAGCCGGGCAACCAGGATTACCAGGACGTGTGCAGTCTGTTCCTGCTGCAGATGGCCTGCGTGCTCAACATGTCTAGCAAGTGGCGTCATGCAAGAATGAGGATCTTCTTGAATGTGGAGACGGGCTCCTCTGACCAGGGCTGGGTGGTCAATGAAGAGACGTTTCGGGAGCTGCTGAGGAAGCTGAGGATCAGGGCGTCCATCAAGATTGTGCCGTGGGACTCCGTGGTGCAGCACTATGCCCTGCCAGAGGGGGAGCGCTGCGAAGAGCCGACGCCAGGTTTATCCGACGACTTCCTGTCTGCAGTGAACCGCATGTTGATGGAGCACAGCTCTCAGGCTGCCGTGCGATTCCTGTATTTACCTCGGCCCCCTGCTTGTCGAAACCAGTCACAGCACTTCTTGACTCAGCTGGAAGCGGTGACCAGAGGTTTAGGGCCTACACTGTTGATTCACGGGGTCACCCCGGTCACGTACACTGATCTCTGA